A genome region from Thermomonospora amylolytica includes the following:
- a CDS encoding suppressor of fused domain protein codes for MAVLRRTSGSSRPAAPDTGARVLLADTSPYGSRRLTVETDGVTTAAYLRDARDTVIGATWIANHQPAQAGMDLARLNAGLTPMMPAGRTRHPEGRAALDPGALEAVWFEEGDGAAVLEDGEPLCVIPAWSDMNRGIPGYTRDATAQSPFAFPLEEEIDEFAGRIERSRAFWEWCRTEGAWAQFQQSALGHLLNRLGPGGHYWHDVGRQFRGPGAAPGAAPVVSVSERPARPGRDFTVLSTLGMSRQRMPTVELYEDDVSTYARIELAVATTLPSRRAGSIFPWLAQYPWRSVTWFAPGDMVKWYHEPRTFPLNAPDAADPRWSGVLLLDDPGRLPGPQAPDLTGLTVGGDPVRWLWLVPITDEERRYAKAQGSNALVRRLRDEGRTWVVS; via the coding sequence ATGGCGGTTTTGCGCAGAACCTCGGGCTCCTCCCGACCGGCCGCCCCGGACACGGGGGCGCGGGTCCTGCTCGCCGACACCAGCCCGTACGGCAGCCGCCGTCTCACCGTGGAGACCGACGGCGTCACCACCGCGGCGTACCTGCGGGACGCCCGGGACACGGTGATCGGGGCGACGTGGATCGCCAACCACCAGCCAGCCCAGGCGGGCATGGACCTGGCGCGGCTGAACGCCGGGCTGACGCCGATGATGCCCGCGGGCCGCACCCGGCATCCCGAGGGCCGGGCCGCGCTGGACCCCGGTGCGCTGGAGGCCGTCTGGTTCGAGGAGGGCGACGGGGCGGCGGTGCTGGAGGACGGCGAACCGCTGTGCGTGATCCCGGCCTGGTCCGACATGAACCGCGGCATCCCCGGCTACACCCGCGACGCGACCGCCCAGAGCCCGTTCGCCTTCCCGCTCGAGGAGGAGATCGACGAGTTCGCCGGGCGGATCGAACGGTCCCGGGCGTTCTGGGAGTGGTGCCGCACCGAGGGGGCGTGGGCGCAGTTCCAGCAGTCCGCGCTCGGGCACCTGCTCAACCGGCTCGGCCCGGGCGGGCACTACTGGCATGACGTGGGCCGCCAGTTCCGCGGCCCCGGCGCCGCCCCCGGCGCGGCCCCGGTGGTGAGCGTGTCGGAACGGCCCGCCCGCCCCGGACGGGACTTCACCGTGCTGAGCACCCTCGGCATGAGCCGGCAGCGGATGCCGACGGTGGAGCTGTACGAGGACGACGTGTCCACCTACGCGCGGATCGAGCTGGCGGTGGCGACCACGCTGCCGAGCCGGCGGGCGGGCAGCATCTTCCCGTGGCTGGCCCAGTACCCGTGGCGTTCGGTGACCTGGTTCGCCCCCGGCGACATGGTGAAGTGGTACCACGAGCCGAGGACGTTCCCGCTGAACGCCCCCGACGCCGCGGACCCGCGCTGGTCGGGCGTGCTGCTGCTCGACGACCCCGGCCGGCTGCCGGGCCCGCAGGCCCCCGACCTGACCGGGCTGACGGTCGGCGGCGACCCCGTGCGCTGGCTGTGGCTGGTCCCGATCACCGACGAGGAACGCCGGTACGCCAAGGCGCAGGGCTCCAACGCCCTGGTTCGCCGCCTGCGCGACGAGGGCCGTACCTGGGTCGTCTCCTGA
- a CDS encoding DivIVA domain-containing protein — protein MHKRRFPVVLRGYDCAQVDALTERIERALRTGSWEITPEDVMRSRFAVVLRGYDQRAVDEFLYESIAELRARMAPPPPRRPPERPRVEPARVIGWIEGTRFSSRSGEHAGYDARDVDAFLDRVIAGLRGQGPRVDAAEVRAASFRTVRLGLGYDRREVDHFLSRLAEALESAAY, from the coding sequence ATGCACAAGCGGCGCTTCCCGGTGGTGCTGCGGGGCTACGACTGCGCGCAGGTCGACGCGCTCACCGAACGCATCGAACGGGCCCTGCGCACCGGTTCCTGGGAGATCACCCCCGAGGACGTGATGCGCAGCCGGTTCGCGGTGGTGCTGCGGGGTTACGACCAGCGGGCGGTGGACGAGTTCCTGTACGAGAGCATCGCCGAGCTACGGGCCCGGATGGCGCCACCGCCGCCCCGGCGCCCGCCCGAACGTCCCCGGGTGGAGCCCGCCCGGGTGATCGGCTGGATCGAGGGCACCCGGTTCTCCTCGCGGTCCGGGGAGCACGCCGGATACGACGCCCGGGACGTGGACGCGTTCCTGGACCGGGTGATCGCGGGGCTGCGCGGTCAGGGCCCTCGGGTCGACGCGGCCGAGGTGCGCGCGGCCTCGTTCCGGACCGTGCGCCTCGGCCTGGGGTACGACCGGCGCGAGGTGGACC
- a CDS encoding phosphatidate cytidylyltransferase, with product MEAAHGREAPPPPAGPPTSTGRAGRNLPVAIGVGLALGALVLVSLYTVKEIFLGVMTVFLALAVRELTQAFGSRQIRVPQAPAVAGIVAALLAAYLAGPLGLAAALALTVLVLLTWRMRAGAEGYVRDATAALFIVGYVMLMGGVVALMLAPDDGADRITIFIAVTVSSDIGGYFAGAFLGRHKMAPTISPKKTWEGFAGSALTCMVVGAWLVPWRLDDGHLWQGALLGAAVVCTAVVGDLVESLIKRDLGLKDLGTLLPGHGGVMDRLDSLIMTAPVVWLLLELFVRTS from the coding sequence ATGGAAGCCGCACACGGCCGGGAGGCGCCCCCGCCCCCGGCCGGTCCCCCCACGTCCACCGGCCGTGCCGGCCGCAACCTGCCCGTCGCCATCGGCGTGGGCCTGGCCCTCGGCGCGCTGGTCCTGGTCTCCCTCTACACCGTCAAGGAGATCTTCCTCGGCGTCATGACGGTGTTCCTGGCCCTGGCGGTGCGGGAACTGACCCAGGCGTTCGGCTCCCGGCAGATCCGGGTACCGCAGGCGCCCGCCGTCGCGGGCATCGTCGCCGCCCTGCTGGCCGCCTACCTGGCCGGGCCGCTCGGCCTGGCGGCGGCGCTGGCGCTGACCGTGCTGGTGCTGCTGACATGGCGGATGCGGGCGGGCGCCGAGGGGTACGTGCGGGACGCCACGGCGGCGCTGTTCATCGTCGGGTACGTGATGCTGATGGGCGGCGTCGTCGCGCTGATGCTGGCCCCGGACGACGGCGCCGACCGCATCACGATCTTCATCGCCGTCACCGTCTCCAGCGACATCGGCGGCTACTTCGCCGGGGCCTTCCTGGGCAGGCACAAGATGGCCCCGACCATCAGCCCCAAGAAGACCTGGGAGGGCTTCGCCGGGTCGGCGCTCACCTGCATGGTCGTCGGCGCCTGGCTGGTGCCCTGGCGGCTGGACGACGGGCATCTGTGGCAGGGCGCGCTGCTCGGCGCGGCCGTGGTGTGCACGGCGGTCGTCGGCGACCTGGTGGAGTCGCTGATCAAGCGGGACCTGGGCCTGAAGGACCTGGGCACGCTGCTGCCCGGACACGGCGGCGTGATGGACCGCCTGGACTCCCTGATCATGACCGCGCCGGTGGTCTGGCTGCTGCTGGAGCTCTTCGTCCGCACCTCCTGA
- the frr gene encoding ribosome recycling factor, with protein MIEEILFEAEEKMEKAVAVAKDDLAGIRTGRVTPAMFSKITAEYYGTPTPINQLASFTLPEPRMVIVQVFDKSSMAAVEKAIRDSDLGVNPSNDGNVIRVVFPELSEERRREYIKIAGGKAEDSKISIRNIRRRAKDALDKLAKDGEAGEDEVRRAEKELDDTTHKYVAQIDELLEHKKAELLEV; from the coding sequence GTGATCGAGGAGATCCTCTTCGAAGCCGAAGAGAAGATGGAGAAGGCGGTGGCGGTCGCCAAGGACGACCTCGCGGGCATTCGCACCGGCCGGGTCACGCCCGCCATGTTCAGTAAGATCACCGCCGAGTACTACGGGACGCCGACGCCGATCAACCAGCTGGCCTCGTTCACGCTGCCCGAACCGCGCATGGTGATCGTGCAGGTCTTCGACAAGTCCTCGATGGCCGCGGTGGAGAAGGCGATCCGGGACAGCGACCTGGGCGTCAACCCCAGCAACGACGGCAACGTCATCCGGGTGGTCTTCCCCGAGCTGTCGGAGGAGCGCCGCCGCGAGTACATCAAGATCGCCGGCGGCAAGGCCGAGGACAGCAAGATCTCCATCCGCAACATCCGGCGGCGGGCCAAGGACGCCCTCGACAAGCTGGCCAAGGACGGCGAGGCCGGCGAGGACGAGGTCCGGCGTGCGGAGAAGGAACTCGACGACACGACGCACAAGTACGTCGCCCAGATCGACGAGCTCCTTGAGCACAAGAAGGCGGAGCTGCTCGAAGTCTGA
- the rlmN gene encoding 23S rRNA (adenine(2503)-C(2))-methyltransferase RlmN — translation MSSTTQPVPAPPEPGKLTFVAPRRARPPRHLADLTSAERRQAVAELGEKPFRADQLSRHYFARLADDPAQMTDLPAAVRDRLAAELMPPLLTQVRALDCDGGTTRKTVWRLFDGTLVESVLMRYPDRITMCVSSQAGCGMNCPFCATGQAGLTRNLSTAEIVEQVVAGARALARGQIAGGPGRVSNIVFMGMGEPLANYKAVLGAVRRITDPAPHGLGISQRSVTVSTVGLVPAIEKLAAEDLSVRLAVSLHAPDDELRDELVPINTRWKVREVLDAAWAYADRTGRRVSVEYAMIKDVNDQAWRADLLGRLLKGRLAHVNLIPLNPTPGSKWTASRPRDEREFVARLEAHGVPVTVRDTRGREIDGACGQLAAATE, via the coding sequence ATGTCTTCCACCACTCAGCCGGTCCCCGCACCGCCGGAGCCCGGCAAGCTCACGTTCGTGGCCCCGCGCCGCGCCAGGCCGCCGCGCCACCTGGCCGACCTGACCTCCGCCGAACGCCGGCAGGCCGTGGCCGAGCTGGGGGAGAAGCCGTTCCGGGCCGACCAGCTGTCGCGGCACTACTTCGCCCGGCTGGCCGACGACCCGGCGCAGATGACCGACCTGCCCGCCGCGGTCCGCGACCGGCTGGCCGCCGAGCTGATGCCGCCGCTGCTGACCCAGGTGCGGGCGCTGGACTGCGACGGCGGCACGACCCGCAAGACGGTCTGGCGGCTGTTCGACGGCACGCTGGTCGAGTCGGTGCTCATGCGCTACCCGGACCGGATCACCATGTGCGTGTCCTCGCAGGCCGGCTGCGGCATGAACTGCCCGTTCTGCGCCACCGGACAGGCGGGGCTGACCCGCAACCTGTCCACCGCGGAGATCGTCGAGCAGGTCGTGGCGGGCGCCCGGGCGCTGGCCCGCGGGCAGATCGCCGGAGGGCCCGGCCGGGTGTCCAACATCGTGTTCATGGGCATGGGCGAGCCGCTGGCCAACTACAAGGCGGTGCTCGGCGCGGTCCGCCGGATCACCGACCCGGCCCCGCACGGCCTGGGCATCTCCCAGCGTTCGGTGACCGTCTCCACGGTGGGCCTGGTCCCGGCGATCGAGAAGCTGGCCGCCGAGGACCTGTCGGTCCGGCTGGCGGTGTCGCTGCACGCGCCCGACGACGAGCTGCGCGACGAGCTGGTGCCGATCAACACCCGCTGGAAGGTCCGCGAGGTGCTGGACGCCGCCTGGGCGTACGCCGACCGCACCGGCCGCCGGGTGTCCGTCGAGTACGCGATGATCAAGGACGTCAACGACCAGGCGTGGCGGGCCGACCTGCTCGGCCGGCTGCTGAAGGGGCGGCTGGCGCACGTCAACCTGATCCCGCTGAACCCGACGCCGGGGTCGAAGTGGACCGCCTCACGGCCGCGCGACGAGCGGGAGTTCGTGGCCCGGCTGGAGGCCCACGGCGTGCCGGTGACCGTGCGCGACACCCGGGGAAGGGAGATCGACGGCGCCTGCGGGCAGCTGGCCGCCGCCACGGAGTGA